A section of the Solitalea canadensis DSM 3403 genome encodes:
- a CDS encoding VOC family protein, whose protein sequence is MNIKEVHILTNDLKKTAAFYSDLLGFTIIEKDLQHVSFSVNQTILRFSLTTSIINPVYHLAFDIPNNTFDEAFTWLAPKAEILNVTPESKIADFVRWNAKSFYFFDSNGNILEFITRYDNHVETTAAFNASAVLSVSEVGIVTDNVNDTSNKLVAKYDLQFFSKQPPLPDFTVLGDNNGLFIIVQKDRAWYPTDKKSSVFYTKVIFEDKGQLQEFELT, encoded by the coding sequence ATGAACATCAAAGAAGTACATATTTTAACTAACGATTTAAAGAAAACAGCGGCTTTTTATAGTGATTTGTTAGGTTTTACCATCATTGAAAAAGATCTGCAACATGTTTCATTTTCGGTTAACCAAACTATCCTTCGTTTTTCTCTTACGACATCAATTATCAATCCTGTTTATCACCTGGCCTTTGATATTCCTAACAACACTTTTGATGAGGCTTTTACGTGGTTAGCCCCAAAAGCTGAAATCCTAAATGTTACTCCGGAAAGTAAAATAGCGGATTTTGTACGTTGGAATGCCAAGTCGTTCTATTTTTTTGACAGCAATGGAAATATTCTTGAGTTTATTACCCGATACGATAATCATGTTGAAACCACAGCAGCATTTAACGCTTCGGCGGTGCTTTCTGTAAGCGAGGTTGGTATTGTAACAGATAACGTAAACGATACCAGTAACAAGCTTGTTGCTAAATATGATTTACAGTTTTTCTCTAAACAGCCTCCTCTGCCGGATTTTACAGTACTAGGCGACAATAACGGATTATTTATCATCGTTCAGAAAGATAGAGCCTGGTATCCTACCGATAAAAAGTCGTCAGTTTTCTATACAAAAGTTATTTTTGAGGATAAAGGACAACTACAGGAATTTGAATTAACATAG
- a CDS encoding AraC family transcriptional regulator — translation MILHVKNMVCNRCIKVVNDELNNLGLNPKEVKLGEIEFEEELQPQALQKIKSALEENGFELLEDKQTQLIERIKALIIELVQDEKGINLKTNLSEYLSSALHTDYSALSNLFSSFEGITIEKYLILQRIEKAKELLLYDELTLSEISYRLNYSSVAHLSSQFKKVTGLTPSEFKKMLAPKRLPLDSVI, via the coding sequence ATGATCTTACATGTAAAAAATATGGTTTGTAACCGCTGCATTAAAGTGGTTAATGATGAATTGAATAATCTTGGTTTAAACCCTAAAGAGGTTAAGTTAGGTGAAATTGAGTTTGAAGAAGAATTACAGCCTCAGGCTTTGCAAAAAATAAAATCTGCCCTAGAAGAAAATGGATTTGAACTTTTGGAAGACAAACAAACGCAGTTAATTGAGCGTATTAAAGCTTTAATCATTGAATTGGTACAGGATGAAAAAGGAATTAACCTTAAGACAAACCTTTCGGAATATCTTTCATCAGCTTTACACACGGATTACAGTGCATTAAGTAATTTATTTTCTTCTTTTGAAGGAATCACCATTGAGAAATACCTGATTCTTCAGCGCATCGAAAAAGCAAAGGAGCTTTTGTTATACGATGAGCTTACATTAAGTGAGATTTCATACCGCTTAAACTATAGTAGTGTTGCTCACCTTTCATCACAATTTAAGAAGGTAACTGGCTTAACACCCAGCGAATTCAAAAAGATGCTTGCTCCCAAGCGTTTGCCTTTGGATAGTGTTATCTGA